A window from Streptomyces subrutilus encodes these proteins:
- a CDS encoding ectoine synthase, producing the protein MIVRDIESVKTVEWGNGLSRRFLLAQDGLGYSLTDTTVLAGTKSRLEYVNHLEACYCIGGSGEVIELDGTSHEIVPGRMYALDQHDAHYLVASPHEDLRLVCVFSPALRGDEVHSLDAHSSSAY; encoded by the coding sequence ATGATCGTTCGCGACATCGAGTCCGTGAAGACCGTCGAGTGGGGCAACGGCCTCAGCCGCCGCTTCCTCCTCGCCCAGGACGGCCTGGGCTACTCGCTCACCGACACCACCGTCCTGGCCGGCACCAAGTCCCGCCTGGAGTACGTCAACCACCTGGAGGCCTGCTACTGCATCGGCGGCTCCGGCGAGGTCATCGAACTCGACGGCACCTCCCACGAGATCGTCCCGGGCCGCATGTACGCCCTCGACCAGCACGACGCCCACTACCTCGTCGCCAGCCCGCACGAGGACCTGCGCCTGGTCTGCGTCTTCTCGCCGGCCCTGCGCGGCGACGAGGTCCACAGCCTCGACGCCCACAGCTCCTCCGCCTACTGA
- the trpA gene encoding tryptophan synthase subunit alpha, with protein sequence MPDLATPAATRAPAPFFTRRTPGGPPGLALFLNAGDPPLPVLKDLVLMLDEEGVDCLELAVPFPDSVTDGPVIRRSARRALDRGGADLDDVLAFIADVRPRLAHLRIALLADWSHSLKHRDLADATRDIAAAGADGLLIHALPPRLRAAHLETAAAAGLPVVTTCYTKSPPATQAQAAAHASAYLYLVAHYGRSGTAPGAGHAALAQTVTDLRAHTDSPIAVGFGVSTRQDVQAVGASGADAAIIGSAAVAAVERAQDAGLDVTEAFRDFVRSVLPAPTA encoded by the coding sequence ATGCCTGACCTCGCCACCCCCGCCGCCACCCGGGCCCCCGCCCCCTTCTTCACCCGCCGCACCCCCGGCGGCCCGCCCGGCCTCGCCCTCTTCCTCAACGCCGGCGACCCGCCCCTGCCCGTCCTGAAGGACCTCGTCCTCATGCTCGACGAGGAAGGAGTCGACTGCCTCGAACTGGCCGTCCCCTTCCCCGACTCGGTCACCGACGGACCCGTCATCCGGCGCTCCGCCCGCCGCGCCCTGGACCGGGGCGGCGCCGACCTCGACGACGTACTCGCCTTCATCGCCGACGTCCGCCCCCGCCTCGCCCACCTGCGGATCGCCCTGCTCGCCGACTGGAGCCACTCCCTCAAACACCGCGACTTGGCCGACGCCACCCGCGACATCGCCGCCGCCGGCGCCGACGGACTCCTCATCCACGCGCTGCCCCCCCGACTGCGCGCCGCGCACCTGGAAACGGCCGCCGCGGCCGGCCTGCCCGTCGTCACCACCTGCTACACCAAGAGCCCGCCCGCCACCCAGGCGCAGGCCGCCGCACACGCCTCCGCCTACCTCTACCTGGTGGCCCACTACGGGCGCAGCGGCACCGCACCGGGCGCCGGACACGCCGCCCTGGCCCAGACGGTCACCGACCTGCGGGCCCACACCGACTCCCCGATCGCCGTCGGCTTCGGGGTCAGCACACGGCAGGACGTCCAGGCCGTCGGAGCCTCCGGCGCCGACGCGGCGATCATCGGCTCCGCCGCGGTGGCGGCCGTGGAACGGGCACAGGACGCCGGCCTCGACGTCACCGAGGCCTTCCGCGACTTCGTCCGCTCCGTCCTGCCCGCACCGACCGCCTGA
- a CDS encoding phosphopantetheine-binding protein has product MSNIDTIKNFVITEFLPGTPAAELAVEHDLLNDGVIDSLGVLKLIAWVEDRFELAIGDEDLDPNNFRSVEAIDTFITHARRTAAA; this is encoded by the coding sequence ATGAGCAACATCGACACCATCAAGAACTTCGTCATCACCGAGTTCCTCCCGGGCACCCCCGCCGCCGAACTCGCCGTCGAGCACGACCTCCTCAACGACGGGGTCATCGACAGCCTGGGCGTCCTCAAGCTCATCGCCTGGGTCGAGGACCGCTTCGAGCTCGCCATCGGCGACGAGGACCTGGACCCCAACAACTTCCGCAGCGTCGAGGCCATCGACACCTTCATCACCCACGCCCGGCGCACCGCCGCCGCCTAG
- a CDS encoding AMP-binding protein produces the protein MTRPESVELGLLGGFLTQVRDRPHATALVFNGEETTYRELYEQAGRERDRLARLRLAPGVPVGVLADKSPATVALVLGCLLAHRPLLLPSPALADTLLADLFAQAGCALVLAPGGAPARLAPNPATTAQPLPADEAADVALMLTTSGSTSLPKIVPLSLGAVDRFTRWAAAAFDIGPGRTVLNYAPLNFDLCLLDVWTTLARGGRVVLVDPALAAHGRHLRDLVLRHRVHIVQAVPMAFGLLQDAAAKTGDTFPGVDHVMFTGDAIPDRTLAALPALFPRARIHNIYGCTETNDSFVHELDTTATTFPPVPIGRPLPGVRALILDPDTHTPVEGPGSGELFVSTPFQARGYLDRTRHADKFTAHPLGLDDHRWFRTGDLVRRDATGTLHLTGRTDFQVKVRGVAVNTAEIERVLQEHPDVLEAGVAALPDALAGKRLVAAVQRAPGSTLTGLQLRTHCARHLPRAAIPHQLTLTDEPLPKTATGKVDRRQLDQLDRIDQLSPTTPVATPIAEGIPS, from the coding sequence GTGACCCGACCCGAAAGCGTCGAACTCGGCCTCCTGGGCGGCTTCCTCACCCAGGTCCGCGACCGCCCCCACGCCACCGCCCTCGTCTTCAACGGCGAGGAGACCACCTACCGCGAGCTCTACGAGCAGGCCGGCCGCGAACGCGACCGCCTCGCCCGCCTCCGCCTCGCCCCCGGCGTCCCGGTCGGCGTACTCGCCGACAAGTCACCCGCCACCGTCGCCCTCGTCCTGGGCTGCCTCCTCGCCCACCGCCCCCTGCTGCTGCCCTCGCCCGCCCTCGCCGACACCCTCCTGGCGGACCTCTTCGCCCAGGCCGGCTGCGCCCTCGTCCTGGCCCCCGGCGGAGCCCCCGCCCGGCTCGCCCCCAACCCCGCCACCACCGCCCAGCCGCTGCCGGCCGACGAGGCCGCCGACGTGGCCCTCATGCTCACCACCTCCGGCTCCACCAGCCTCCCCAAGATCGTCCCGCTGTCGCTGGGCGCCGTGGACCGCTTCACCCGCTGGGCCGCCGCCGCCTTCGACATCGGACCCGGCCGCACCGTCCTGAACTACGCCCCCCTCAACTTCGACCTCTGCCTCCTCGACGTGTGGACCACCCTGGCCCGCGGCGGCCGCGTCGTCCTGGTCGACCCCGCCCTCGCCGCCCACGGCCGCCACCTGCGCGACCTGGTCCTGCGCCACCGCGTCCACATCGTCCAGGCCGTCCCCATGGCCTTCGGACTGCTCCAGGACGCCGCAGCCAAGACCGGCGACACCTTCCCCGGCGTCGACCACGTCATGTTCACCGGCGACGCCATCCCCGACCGCACCCTGGCCGCCCTGCCCGCCCTCTTCCCCCGGGCCCGCATCCACAACATCTACGGCTGCACCGAGACCAACGACAGCTTCGTCCACGAGCTCGACACCACCGCCACCACCTTCCCGCCCGTCCCCATCGGCCGCCCGCTGCCCGGCGTACGGGCCCTGATCCTCGACCCCGACACCCACACCCCCGTCGAGGGCCCCGGCAGCGGAGAGCTCTTCGTCTCCACCCCCTTCCAGGCCCGCGGCTACCTCGACCGCACCCGCCACGCCGACAAGTTCACCGCCCACCCCCTGGGCCTGGACGACCACCGCTGGTTCCGCACCGGCGACCTCGTGCGCCGCGACGCCACCGGCACCCTGCACCTGACCGGACGCACCGACTTCCAGGTCAAGGTCCGCGGCGTCGCCGTCAACACCGCCGAGATCGAACGCGTCCTGCAGGAACACCCCGACGTCCTGGAAGCCGGCGTCGCCGCCCTGCCCGACGCCCTCGCCGGCAAACGCCTCGTCGCCGCCGTCCAGCGCGCCCCCGGCTCCACCCTGACCGGCCTGCAACTGCGCACCCACTGCGCCCGCCACCTGCCCAGGGCCGCCATACCCCACCAACTCACCCTCACCGACGAGCCGTTGCCCAAGACGGCCACCGGAAAGGTCGACCGCAGACAGCTCGACCAGCTCGACCGGATCGACCAGCTCAGCCCCACCACACCCGTCGCCACACCGATCGCCGAAGGAATCCCGTCATGA
- a CDS encoding MaoC family dehydratase produces MTLLTLPAPVRTLTVTEPEITDYRDAARASLPAARPGQASPVHTFVLAHTLAEQTVAALTAPEPGPVSVVHLGQDIRTTRPVRPGEQVTAALDVRGIRKEARGARIALRVRLTGEDGPDPFAELTISALLVGATLLEAYGDIAGGPAAPAPRGAGTPHSAVHQLTTDWISTYAQASGDLNPIHLDEQAARAAGFDTVIAHGMSVVALAVEEAVDRFAGGDTTAVRGLGCRFSGPVPPGIPLEITLQPDADARVVRFTCKTPKGAAVKSGWIELDQPGGDRP; encoded by the coding sequence ATGACGCTCCTGACCCTGCCCGCACCGGTACGCACCCTCACCGTCACCGAGCCGGAGATCACCGACTACCGCGACGCCGCCCGCGCCTCGCTGCCCGCCGCCCGGCCCGGCCAGGCCTCGCCCGTCCACACCTTCGTCCTGGCCCACACCCTCGCCGAACAGACCGTCGCCGCCCTGACCGCACCCGAACCCGGCCCGGTCTCCGTCGTCCACCTCGGCCAGGACATCCGCACCACCCGGCCCGTGCGCCCCGGCGAACAGGTCACCGCCGCCCTCGACGTCCGGGGCATCCGCAAGGAGGCCCGCGGCGCCCGCATCGCCCTGCGCGTCCGCCTCACCGGCGAGGACGGCCCCGACCCCTTCGCCGAACTCACCATCTCCGCCCTCCTGGTCGGCGCCACCCTGCTGGAGGCCTACGGCGACATCGCCGGCGGCCCCGCCGCCCCCGCCCCCCGGGGCGCCGGCACCCCGCACAGCGCCGTACACCAGCTCACCACCGACTGGATCAGCACCTACGCCCAGGCCTCCGGCGACCTCAACCCCATCCACCTCGACGAACAGGCCGCCCGCGCCGCCGGCTTCGACACCGTCATCGCCCACGGCATGAGCGTCGTCGCCCTCGCCGTCGAGGAGGCCGTCGACCGCTTCGCCGGCGGCGACACCACCGCCGTCCGCGGCCTGGGCTGCCGCTTCTCCGGCCCCGTACCCCCCGGCATCCCCCTGGAGATCACCCTCCAGCCCGACGCCGACGCCCGCGTCGTCCGCTTCACCTGCAAGACCCCCAAGGGAGCGGCCGTCAAGAGCGGCTGGATCGAGCTCGACCAGCCCGGAGGCGACCGCCCGTGA
- a CDS encoding beta-ketoacyl-[acyl-carrier-protein] synthase family protein translates to MSSPSRGSSAQPPVAITGMGVVTPGGCTPDALWDTLRAGRSTAAALTHTDLSRHRVRIGCTVRGLEGLAGLVPAKEARRMDPFAHYGTAAALAAHRDAGSPTAQPGRTAIVVGNAVGGRATSDLESAHYTEGGPARVNPLMPLMTMPNAAAAHIAIRLGWTGPALTVANTCASGADAIGHALMLLQTHRADLVIAGGAEHTLTPVTLAGFGNLNAVSLRNDDPEHASRPFDKDRDGFVMGEGAGFVVLERLEDARARGATTYGLIAGYAATADAHHLAMPLPDGAGAAAAMAGAIADAGLDPSDIVHVNAHGTSTPYNDRSEAAALTKVFGTAQPPVTAPKSVIGHLIGAAGAVELIATVQAMRHCEVPPTANHEQQEPGMDIDVVHGAPRTVRPGPALTNSFGFGGHNSSLVVAPV, encoded by the coding sequence ATGTCTTCACCGTCCAGGGGCAGTTCGGCGCAGCCGCCCGTAGCCATCACCGGTATGGGCGTGGTCACCCCCGGCGGGTGCACCCCGGACGCACTGTGGGACACGCTGCGCGCCGGCCGCTCCACCGCCGCCGCCCTCACCCACACCGACCTCAGCCGCCACCGGGTGCGCATCGGCTGCACCGTCCGCGGCCTGGAAGGGCTGGCCGGACTCGTCCCGGCCAAGGAAGCCCGCCGCATGGACCCCTTCGCCCACTACGGCACCGCCGCGGCCCTCGCCGCCCACCGCGACGCCGGCTCGCCGACCGCCCAACCCGGCCGCACCGCCATCGTCGTCGGCAACGCCGTCGGCGGCCGCGCCACCAGCGACCTGGAGTCCGCCCACTACACCGAGGGCGGCCCCGCCCGCGTCAACCCGCTGATGCCGCTGATGACGATGCCCAACGCGGCCGCCGCCCACATCGCCATCCGCCTCGGCTGGACCGGCCCCGCCCTCACCGTCGCCAACACCTGCGCCAGCGGCGCCGACGCCATCGGCCACGCCCTGATGCTCCTGCAGACACACCGCGCCGACCTCGTCATCGCCGGCGGCGCCGAACACACCCTCACCCCCGTCACCCTCGCCGGATTCGGCAACCTCAACGCCGTCTCCCTGCGCAACGACGACCCCGAACACGCCTCCCGCCCCTTCGACAAGGACCGCGACGGCTTCGTGATGGGGGAGGGCGCCGGATTCGTCGTCCTGGAACGCCTGGAGGACGCCCGCGCCCGCGGCGCCACGACGTACGGCCTGATCGCCGGCTACGCCGCCACCGCCGACGCCCACCACCTCGCGATGCCCCTGCCCGACGGCGCGGGAGCCGCGGCCGCCATGGCCGGAGCCATCGCCGACGCCGGCCTGGACCCCTCCGACATCGTCCACGTCAACGCCCACGGCACCTCCACCCCCTACAACGACCGCTCCGAAGCCGCCGCCCTCACCAAGGTCTTCGGCACCGCCCAACCCCCCGTCACCGCACCCAAGTCGGTCATCGGCCACCTCATCGGCGCCGCCGGAGCCGTCGAACTCATCGCCACCGTGCAGGCCATGCGGCACTGCGAGGTCCCGCCCACCGCCAACCACGAACAGCAGGAGCCAGGAATGGACATCGACGTCGTCCACGGCGCACCGCGCACCGTACGCCCCGGACCCGCCCTCACGAACTCCTTCGGGTTCGGCGGCCACAACTCCTCGCTGGTGGTGGCGCCGGTATGA
- a CDS encoding aminotransferase class I/II-fold pyridoxal phosphate-dependent enzyme: protein MNASAAWSRLEPKLAYFRDRVRSLEYEPNRKNSFVAYTVERDSAYADQDGQRLLMMSGYSYLGLAGDERVVSAAKAAVDRYGTGNHGVRALAGSTPLHEELEAEVAKFAGREQALVFGSGYAANVGTVGAIVGPGDTVFIDKYDHASIVDGCKLSGATVTRFRHNDVAHLERRLAAAPDTGVRLVIVDSVYSMDGDIAPLVDLRKVCDAHNALLMVDEAHALGVIGATGKGIEEHFDYEVKVDVKLGTLSKAIPSMGGWVAGSAELIHHLKYAARPFLFSAALGPAQSAAALESLRILQREPERVEFIQQESERFRTTLHEAGMSTVDSETAVVPVIAGSDTAAYDYATVCRKNGVIGLPVVTPAVPNDLARLRIAITAAHTKADLEFAAEAFIKSARECRII, encoded by the coding sequence GTGAACGCATCCGCTGCCTGGAGCCGACTCGAACCGAAGCTGGCCTACTTCCGCGACCGCGTCCGGTCCCTGGAGTACGAGCCCAACCGCAAGAACAGCTTCGTCGCCTACACCGTCGAGCGGGACTCCGCCTACGCGGACCAGGACGGCCAGCGCCTGCTGATGATGTCCGGCTACAGCTACCTCGGACTCGCCGGCGACGAGCGCGTCGTCTCGGCCGCCAAGGCCGCCGTCGACCGCTACGGCACCGGCAACCACGGGGTGCGCGCCCTGGCCGGATCCACCCCGCTGCACGAGGAACTCGAAGCCGAGGTCGCCAAGTTCGCCGGCCGCGAGCAGGCCCTCGTCTTCGGCTCCGGCTACGCGGCGAACGTCGGCACCGTCGGCGCGATCGTCGGCCCCGGCGACACCGTCTTCATCGACAAGTACGACCACGCCAGCATCGTCGACGGCTGCAAGCTCTCCGGCGCCACCGTCACCCGCTTCCGCCACAACGACGTCGCCCACCTGGAGCGCCGCCTGGCCGCCGCCCCCGACACCGGCGTCCGCCTGGTCATCGTCGACAGCGTCTACTCCATGGACGGCGACATCGCCCCCCTCGTCGATCTGCGCAAGGTCTGCGACGCCCACAACGCCCTCCTCATGGTCGACGAGGCCCACGCCCTCGGCGTCATCGGCGCCACCGGCAAGGGCATCGAGGAGCACTTCGACTACGAGGTGAAGGTCGACGTCAAGCTCGGCACCCTCTCCAAGGCCATCCCCTCCATGGGCGGCTGGGTCGCCGGCTCCGCCGAACTCATCCACCACCTCAAGTACGCCGCCCGCCCCTTCCTCTTCTCCGCCGCCCTGGGCCCCGCCCAGTCCGCCGCCGCCCTGGAGTCCCTGCGCATCCTGCAGCGCGAACCGGAGCGCGTGGAGTTCATCCAGCAGGAGTCCGAGCGCTTCCGCACCACCCTCCACGAGGCCGGCATGTCCACCGTCGACAGCGAGACCGCCGTCGTCCCCGTCATCGCCGGATCCGACACCGCCGCCTACGACTACGCCACCGTCTGCCGCAAGAACGGCGTCATCGGCCTCCCCGTCGTCACCCCGGCCGTCCCCAACGACCTGGCCCGGCTGCGCATCGCCATCACCGCCGCCCACACCAAGGCCGACCTCGAATTCGCGGCCGAGGCCTTCATCAAGTCGGCCCGCGAGTGCCGCATCATCTGA
- a CDS encoding AfsR/SARP family transcriptional regulator yields MLIRLIGLVTIEPDGAPPQHLSSAQAQVAFARLLLERAGGTDRDQLAETVWPEGLPDTWASALRSIVSRVRTFVTTPQDKPGAPPLVAQGGRYLLRVPRDAAVDVEVAETAVGEAGEAYAEGAFAVAQQLAAGAVSNLRGSFLPSHEGEWVNAMREQLEELRLKALETASLASSALGDEHHALRYAEEAVRRAPFRESAYRCRMAAHTRAGNRAEALRSYQQLREVLAEELGIDPAPETEAAYLELLRTPEPRPRVRSATCLDPVLMGVFEVDLRAPAPRPCSLADHGCVTHPTVSSPAA; encoded by the coding sequence GTGCTGATCAGACTGATAGGTCTTGTCACGATCGAGCCGGACGGAGCACCGCCTCAACACCTCTCGAGCGCCCAGGCGCAGGTCGCGTTCGCCCGGCTGTTGCTGGAGCGGGCCGGGGGCACGGACCGTGACCAGTTGGCCGAGACGGTGTGGCCCGAGGGCCTGCCGGACACGTGGGCGTCGGCGCTGCGCAGCATCGTCAGCCGGGTGCGTACCTTCGTCACGACGCCGCAGGACAAGCCGGGGGCTCCTCCCCTGGTGGCGCAGGGCGGCCGGTACCTGTTGCGGGTGCCGCGCGACGCGGCGGTGGACGTGGAGGTCGCGGAGACCGCGGTGGGCGAGGCGGGCGAGGCGTACGCGGAGGGCGCCTTCGCGGTGGCCCAGCAGCTGGCGGCCGGTGCGGTGTCGAACCTGCGGGGTTCGTTCCTGCCCTCGCACGAGGGCGAGTGGGTGAACGCGATGCGCGAGCAGTTGGAGGAGCTGCGGCTGAAGGCGCTGGAGACGGCGAGCCTGGCGTCCTCGGCGCTGGGCGACGAGCACCACGCGCTGCGGTACGCGGAGGAGGCGGTGCGCCGGGCGCCGTTCCGGGAGAGTGCCTACCGCTGCCGGATGGCGGCGCACACGCGGGCCGGCAACCGGGCGGAGGCGTTGCGCAGTTACCAGCAGTTGCGGGAGGTGCTGGCGGAGGAGCTGGGCATCGATCCGGCGCCGGAGACGGAGGCGGCGTACCTGGAGCTGCTGCGGACGCCGGAGCCGCGGCCGCGGGTGCGGTCCGCGACCTGCCTGGACCCGGTGCTGATGGGGGTGTTCGAGGTGGACCTGCGGGCGCCGGCGCCGCGGCCGTGCTCGCTGGCCGACCACGGGTGCGTGACGCATCCGACGGTCTCCTCCCCCGCCGCCTGA
- a CDS encoding SDR family NAD(P)-dependent oxidoreductase encodes MSKNGAGKRPDSPVALVTGASGGLGQALALELDALGCRVAVHYNSSKEAAEAVREKLTNPSVLVTGDVGSWEATQALHAHITAELGPVDVLVNNGAIRKDSLMAMQNPADWAQVIQTNLIGSFHTARVSVPHMLRQRWGRVINIVSPSGIIATAGQTAYSASKAGLIGFTRTLASECGRRGVTVNALSPGFMITGMTNTLPDRVIEGMEDKAPIPRFVTVEEVARSAALFLDQDCMTGQVISIDSGVSIT; translated from the coding sequence ATGAGCAAGAACGGAGCGGGCAAGCGCCCGGACTCCCCGGTCGCGCTCGTGACCGGCGCCTCGGGCGGCCTCGGCCAGGCCCTGGCGCTGGAACTCGACGCCCTGGGCTGCCGGGTCGCCGTCCACTACAACAGCTCCAAGGAGGCCGCCGAGGCCGTCCGCGAGAAGCTGACCAACCCCTCGGTGCTGGTCACCGGCGACGTCGGATCGTGGGAGGCCACCCAGGCCCTCCACGCCCACATCACCGCCGAACTCGGCCCCGTGGACGTCCTGGTCAACAACGGCGCCATCCGCAAGGACAGCCTGATGGCCATGCAGAACCCGGCCGACTGGGCCCAGGTCATCCAGACCAACCTGATCGGCTCCTTCCACACCGCCCGCGTCTCGGTGCCGCACATGCTGCGCCAGCGCTGGGGCCGCGTGATCAACATCGTGTCCCCCTCGGGCATCATCGCGACCGCCGGCCAGACGGCGTACTCGGCCTCCAAGGCGGGCCTGATCGGCTTCACCCGCACCCTCGCCTCGGAGTGCGGCCGGCGCGGGGTCACCGTCAACGCGCTGTCACCCGGCTTCATGATCACGGGAATGACCAACACCCTTCCCGACCGGGTCATCGAGGGCATGGAGGACAAGGCCCCCATCCCGCGGTTCGTCACCGTCGAGGAGGTCGCCCGCAGCGCGGCCCTCTTCCTCGACCAGGACTGCATGACCGGCCAGGTCATCAGCATCGACAGCGGGGTCTCCATCACCTGA
- a CDS encoding 3-oxoacyl-ACP synthase III family protein, whose amino-acid sequence MTGFDITGWGMSVPERIVTSAELAERFGVDEHWVVSRCGIRERRAVNPGQTTASLAVEAGRRALDKAGLTGADIAHLIVATATPEQPSPATSAFVHHELGISGSAHDVNSECAGFVYGLVSAMALIAIDPRPILLIGSDTHTLTANPADRDLSILVGDGAGAVVLQPGAENRVKAWNLGADGACTGSLKVLAGGSRMPTTQETLDAGLHYAQINGNEIYLNAVRYTVRTVRETLESAKVDAADIDHVVPHQANIRIINSILSHTGLRPEALITNLQKYGNTASASIPIALTEALEEGRIKAGDKVLLAGFGAGMTWGSILMEWGGVAA is encoded by the coding sequence GTGACCGGCTTCGACATCACCGGGTGGGGCATGTCCGTACCCGAACGCATCGTCACCAGTGCCGAGCTCGCCGAACGGTTCGGTGTCGACGAGCACTGGGTCGTCAGCCGCTGCGGGATCCGCGAGCGGCGGGCGGTCAACCCGGGGCAGACCACCGCCTCCCTGGCCGTCGAGGCCGGCCGGCGCGCGCTGGACAAAGCGGGTCTGACCGGCGCCGACATCGCCCACCTCATCGTGGCGACCGCCACGCCCGAGCAGCCCTCCCCGGCGACGTCCGCGTTCGTCCACCACGAACTGGGCATCTCCGGGAGCGCGCACGACGTCAACTCCGAGTGCGCGGGCTTCGTCTACGGGCTGGTGTCGGCGATGGCACTCATCGCCATCGACCCCCGCCCGATCCTGCTCATCGGCTCCGACACCCACACCCTGACGGCCAACCCGGCCGACCGGGACCTGTCCATCCTCGTCGGGGACGGCGCCGGCGCCGTCGTCCTGCAACCGGGCGCCGAGAACCGGGTCAAGGCCTGGAACCTGGGCGCCGACGGCGCCTGCACCGGCTCCCTCAAGGTCCTCGCCGGCGGCAGCCGGATGCCCACCACCCAGGAGACCCTGGACGCGGGCCTGCACTACGCGCAGATCAACGGCAACGAGATCTACCTCAACGCCGTCCGCTACACCGTGCGCACGGTCCGCGAGACGCTGGAGAGCGCCAAGGTCGACGCGGCCGACATCGACCACGTCGTCCCGCACCAGGCCAACATCAGGATCATCAACTCGATCCTCTCGCACACCGGGCTGCGGCCCGAAGCACTGATCACCAACCTGCAGAAGTACGGCAACACGGCCTCGGCGTCGATCCCCATCGCGCTGACCGAGGCCCTCGAAGAGGGCCGCATCAAGGCCGGCGACAAGGTCCTGCTGGCCGGCTTCGGAGCCGGCATGACCTGGGGATCGATCCTGATGGAATGGGGCGGTGTCGCGGCATGA
- a CDS encoding class I SAM-dependent methyltransferase — protein MTTVAPKSVDPEVDAIRHHYEVSNDFYRLLLGPSMMYSGGYWEAGEDLNAALDEAQYRKLDKFAELANVTPATGRVLDIGCGWGTMLNRLTTVHGAERAVGLTLSRTQEAFIDGLGNPKITTLVQSWADYKVADDSEKYDAAFCINALEHFVSSNLPPKERTKRYRYFFQQVANALNPGAKFVLHTMTAEALPMNRALLDDLKFLQRSEFEGCHIPHLSELSAAAEGLFEIDEVVNERESFAMACRAWLVLLAERRDEAVALEGEEVVSRFERYLDIFAYTLEDKFFNNFRVTITRR, from the coding sequence ATGACAACGGTCGCCCCCAAGTCGGTGGACCCCGAGGTCGATGCGATCAGGCACCACTACGAGGTCAGCAACGATTTCTACCGGCTCCTGCTGGGCCCCTCGATGATGTACTCCGGCGGTTACTGGGAGGCCGGCGAGGACCTCAACGCCGCGCTCGACGAGGCGCAGTACCGCAAGCTCGACAAGTTCGCGGAGCTCGCGAACGTCACCCCGGCCACCGGGCGCGTCCTGGACATCGGCTGCGGCTGGGGCACGATGCTCAACCGCCTCACCACCGTGCACGGCGCGGAGCGGGCCGTGGGCCTGACCCTGTCGCGTACGCAGGAGGCCTTCATCGACGGCCTCGGCAACCCGAAGATCACCACGCTGGTGCAGAGCTGGGCCGACTACAAGGTCGCCGACGACAGCGAGAAGTACGACGCGGCGTTCTGCATCAACGCGCTGGAGCACTTCGTGTCCTCCAACCTGCCGCCCAAGGAGCGCACCAAGCGCTACCGGTACTTCTTCCAGCAGGTCGCGAACGCCCTGAACCCGGGTGCGAAGTTCGTGCTGCACACGATGACGGCCGAGGCGCTGCCGATGAACCGGGCGCTGCTGGACGACCTGAAGTTCCTGCAGCGCTCCGAGTTCGAGGGTTGCCACATCCCGCACCTGAGCGAGCTGAGCGCGGCGGCCGAGGGCCTCTTCGAGATCGACGAGGTCGTCAACGAGCGCGAGTCGTTCGCGATGGCGTGCCGGGCGTGGCTGGTGCTGCTGGCGGAGCGCCGGGACGAGGCCGTGGCCCTGGAGGGCGAGGAGGTCGTCTCGCGCTTCGAGCGCTACCTGGACATCTTCGCGTACACCCTCGAGGACAAGTTCTTCAACAACTTCCGCGTCACCATCACGCGCCGCTAA